A single Ammospiza caudacuta isolate bAmmCau1 chromosome 6, bAmmCau1.pri, whole genome shotgun sequence DNA region contains:
- the LOC131559191 gene encoding tumor necrosis factor receptor superfamily member 23-like isoform X3, with protein MGTIMGAGRAAGLLLLVVLLTMPRARANCGEREYSHQDHCCVFCEAGTFVADHCNTSHLQGKCDPCKEGKSFTAHANGLEHCLACRQCKEGQITLRPCTLTQNAECQCKPGYFCEDEGCEICRRISQEHLDGKEIMNSTDTMELGLTNQVKEAHDWFIPVLALAALVFLVVVIVVLVKKLKCDKAAVTVKDIEGCLISARMCSCDATSCDSCKVHKWLKYVKHPRFFVGLYPGQICSTSPIYRS; from the exons ATGGGCACCATCATGGGAGCCGGGCGAGCggcggggctgctgctgctg GTTGTGCTACTGACGATGCCTAGAGCCCGAGCGAACTGTGGGGAGAGAGAGTACTCCCATCAAGATCACTGCTGTGTGTTTTGTGAAGCAG GTACCTTTGTTGCTGATCACTGCAATACTTCACATTTGCAAGGAAAATGTGACCCttgcaaggaaggaaaaagctttACTGCCCATGCCAATGGCTTGGAGCACTGCTTGGCTTGCAGACAGTGCAAAGAAG GTCAGATAACTCTGAGACCCTGTACCCTGACACAGAATGCTGAATGCCAGTGCAAACCAGGGTATTTCTGTGAAGATGAGGGCTGTGAAATATGTCGGAGAATCAGTCAAGA GCATCTGGACGGGAAAGAAATCATGAATTCCACTGATACCATGGAACTAGGCTTAACTAATCAAG TGAAGGAAGCTCATGATTGGTTTATTCCGGTGCTTGCATTGGCTGCTTTGGTCTTCCTCGTTGTCGTCATTGTTGTTCTTGTTAAAAAGCTGAAGTGTGATAAAG ctgctgtAACTGTTAAAGATATAGAGGGGTGTCTG ATCTCTGCTAGGATGTGTTCCTGTGATGCAACAAGTTGTGATTCATGCAAG gtcCATAAGTGGCTCAAATATGTGAAACACCCCAGGTTTTTTGTTGGGTTGTACCCTGGCCAGATTTGCAGCACTTCACCTATTTATAGAAGCTGA
- the LOC131559191 gene encoding tumor necrosis factor receptor superfamily member 23-like isoform X2 yields MSRESYGSAAGMNPAPSRNVPHLPICSYRTRCCPSLSPQRKNKSYKSGVVLLTMPRARANCGEREYSHQDHCCVFCEAGTFVADHCNTSHLQGKCDPCKEGKSFTAHANGLEHCLACRQCKEGQITLRPCTLTQNAECQCKPGYFCEDEGCEICRRISQEHLDGKEIMNSTDTMELGLTNQVKEAHDWFIPVLALAALVFLVVVIVVLVKKLKCDKAAVTVKDIEGCLVHKWLKYVKHPRFFVGLYPGQICSTSPIYRS; encoded by the exons ATGTCTAGGGAAAGTTacggcagcgccgctggcatGAACCCAGCGCCCTCAAGGAATGTACCGCATCTCCCTATCTGTTCGTATCGCACTcgctgctgcccttccctctctcctcagAGGAAAAATAAGAGTTACAAGTCAGGA GTTGTGCTACTGACGATGCCTAGAGCCCGAGCGAACTGTGGGGAGAGAGAGTACTCCCATCAAGATCACTGCTGTGTGTTTTGTGAAGCAG GTACCTTTGTTGCTGATCACTGCAATACTTCACATTTGCAAGGAAAATGTGACCCttgcaaggaaggaaaaagctttACTGCCCATGCCAATGGCTTGGAGCACTGCTTGGCTTGCAGACAGTGCAAAGAAG GTCAGATAACTCTGAGACCCTGTACCCTGACACAGAATGCTGAATGCCAGTGCAAACCAGGGTATTTCTGTGAAGATGAGGGCTGTGAAATATGTCGGAGAATCAGTCAAGA GCATCTGGACGGGAAAGAAATCATGAATTCCACTGATACCATGGAACTAGGCTTAACTAATCAAG TGAAGGAAGCTCATGATTGGTTTATTCCGGTGCTTGCATTGGCTGCTTTGGTCTTCCTCGTTGTCGTCATTGTTGTTCTTGTTAAAAAGCTGAAGTGTGATAAAG ctgctgtAACTGTTAAAGATATAGAGGGGTGTCTG gtcCATAAGTGGCTCAAATATGTGAAACACCCCAGGTTTTTTGTTGGGTTGTACCCTGGCCAGATTTGCAGCACTTCACCTATTTATAGAAGCTGA
- the LOC131559191 gene encoding tumor necrosis factor receptor superfamily member 23-like isoform X1 — protein MSRESYGSAAGMNPAPSRNVPHLPICSYRTRCCPSLSPQRKNKSYKSGVVLLTMPRARANCGEREYSHQDHCCVFCEAGTFVADHCNTSHLQGKCDPCKEGKSFTAHANGLEHCLACRQCKEGQITLRPCTLTQNAECQCKPGYFCEDEGCEICRRISQEHLDGKEIMNSTDTMELGLTNQVKEAHDWFIPVLALAALVFLVVVIVVLVKKLKCDKAAVTVKDIEGCLISARMCSCDATSCDSCKVHKWLKYVKHPRFFVGLYPGQICSTSPIYRS, from the exons ATGTCTAGGGAAAGTTacggcagcgccgctggcatGAACCCAGCGCCCTCAAGGAATGTACCGCATCTCCCTATCTGTTCGTATCGCACTcgctgctgcccttccctctctcctcagAGGAAAAATAAGAGTTACAAGTCAGGA GTTGTGCTACTGACGATGCCTAGAGCCCGAGCGAACTGTGGGGAGAGAGAGTACTCCCATCAAGATCACTGCTGTGTGTTTTGTGAAGCAG GTACCTTTGTTGCTGATCACTGCAATACTTCACATTTGCAAGGAAAATGTGACCCttgcaaggaaggaaaaagctttACTGCCCATGCCAATGGCTTGGAGCACTGCTTGGCTTGCAGACAGTGCAAAGAAG GTCAGATAACTCTGAGACCCTGTACCCTGACACAGAATGCTGAATGCCAGTGCAAACCAGGGTATTTCTGTGAAGATGAGGGCTGTGAAATATGTCGGAGAATCAGTCAAGA GCATCTGGACGGGAAAGAAATCATGAATTCCACTGATACCATGGAACTAGGCTTAACTAATCAAG TGAAGGAAGCTCATGATTGGTTTATTCCGGTGCTTGCATTGGCTGCTTTGGTCTTCCTCGTTGTCGTCATTGTTGTTCTTGTTAAAAAGCTGAAGTGTGATAAAG ctgctgtAACTGTTAAAGATATAGAGGGGTGTCTG ATCTCTGCTAGGATGTGTTCCTGTGATGCAACAAGTTGTGATTCATGCAAG gtcCATAAGTGGCTCAAATATGTGAAACACCCCAGGTTTTTTGTTGGGTTGTACCCTGGCCAGATTTGCAGCACTTCACCTATTTATAGAAGCTGA